The genome window TACGCGTATCCGAACGGCAGGACGAGCACTGTGGGGGAGAAGCGGTGGCCGCCGAGATGGGTGACCTCCCAGACGCCGTGGACGCCGGAGGTGGCCAGCTCGGCCGCGAGGGGACGGCCGAGGAGGGCGCAGCAGCGGTCGCGCCTGCCGTTGGTGCAGACGAAGGCGAGCGGGTCGCCGGTGTGCGGCCGTCCCTGGAGAACCGAGTCGAAGCTGTGCGGGTCGCCCGCGCCCAGGGCGGCGAAGTCCAGATCGAGCAGCTGCTGCGGCGCGGAGGTCGTGGCGGCGTGCAGCCAGACGTTTCCGGGCACGGTGTGCGCCACGTAGATCTGCCGTTCGGCGGGCGTACCGCAGTCGGCGTGCCGCCCGGGGCGGCGGATGAGGGCGATCCGTACGCCGGTGCCCTCCGCGGCCGCCTCCAGGGCGCGGCCGAGGGCCCGGTCCAGGTGGCTGGAGGTGAGCGCCTTGGGACCCCAAGGGCCGGGCTGTTCCAGGAGCAGCCAGGTCCTCGCGGTCGCCGCGGTACCCGCTAGGGGCTCGTCGAGGTCCCGGGACGCGGTCGTGCACGTACTCACAGAGGTGAGCCTAACCTGAGTTGGCCGACGGTGAGAGTCGGGCTCACTCGGGGAGCGGCTGTGGCGGGCGCGCACCCGTGTACCGGCCGCTGGGACGCATGCGCGGGGGCGCTCCTCGTACTCCTCCAGGGTGTGGGCGATCCAGTCCCAGCCCGTGGAGCAGTGCGACGGCGAAGACGGTCTCGCCGGCCGTGGCGTCCATGCCGGAAGAGGCCGTGAAGCGGTGCCGGCGGTGGCATGAGGGCCGGAGAACCGTCGGGCCTCGATGCCGTTCGCATTGAGGCCCCGGGTGGAAGGGTGGAGGAGCGCCCGTCACTCATGCATCGGGGATGTCCGCTTTCGCGTGGAGCAGCGTTTCGCGGCTGATGACGACGATCCGTTCATAGTCTGCCCGTGAGGCGTCGGGCGGCAGCTCCGCGTCAAGAGCATCCGTGGCCTCTGTGCCGATGACGGCGAAGTTGCCGTCGCTCAGCTCGAAGATGTCGGGGCAGCTCTGCCCCGAGACGCTGCCGCGCTCCCGGGGCGAGGCGCCGACTCGACGCACGATCTTCAAGTCCGTTCCTAGCCTGGTCGAGGGACGGGCCGAGGGGTGCGTGGGACGCTGCACGGGCTGATGGCCTCCTTCGTCCGGTATAGCTCATGAGGGGGCCCGGAAGAACTCATGAGTGGCCGCCGCTCCTCGTGGGAAAGGCAGCCCTGCACAGGGAATGCGAAGCCTGCGGGGATGTTTCACCGCATCAGACTCGGGGAAGAGTACAGCCCGCGCCAGCCACGCGTCTTCCCATCGATACCGTGAGTTGACGTCCGTCACTCCTCTGGCAGTTCCCCCACCACCCACCACTGCTCCCCGTCCTCCTGCTCCCGGATCAGGGCGTCCATGTCGCGGACCAGGTCGTCCATCAACGCTCCGAGCCTGGCTTCCTCGGACGAGGCGGGCAGGCTCTCGCGATGGCGGCGCGTGGCCGCCCAGTACTCGCGGAAGATGTCGTTGCGGCAGATCATCCGAAGATGCCCGTACAGCTCGTTGAGACTCAGCGCCCCGATCCGGTGGTAATACAGGGCGTTGATGTAGAGGGCGTTGGCGAAGAGGTACTGGCGCTGCTTGTCCGGTGGGACGTCCGTGTCGTACGTGTGCAGGACGGCTGCCAGCGCGGGGTCGTCCATGGCCTTGCACAGCAACTCGAAGTGGAGCCGGTGTTGCTCCACGAGCGCCGCGCGTTTGTGCCGGCGCGAGCCCCAACCGGTCATGGAGCCGAAGGCGGCTGCCATCTTCGCCCTGGTGAGGGAGCCAAGCCCCCGTATGCCGGAGCTCTGTGTGACCATGTCAACCCCCGAATCAGGCGACCGTCCGCCGGTCGTCGGGTGCGGGTCGACTGGTGGGGACCGGCGAGCGATGGGCGGCGCGCTTGCCGTCTCCCAGGGTGCCGAGCGGCTCTGATCGGCCGGGAGGCGGAGAGGAGGCGCACGGAGGGAAGCGAGGGTCGCACGCTCCAGCGCCATGCCCAACGTCTGCCCCGCAAGTGGTGCTAACAATCGTTCACTTCGCGCGGTTTCCCCGCACTCGTATCCTGGGTCGGCATTCAATCCTCGTACGAGAGCCGACCCGTTGCGGCGTGAGCCGGTCCGCGAGCCGTCCCCGTACGGCCGCCGGTCCGCACGCCGGCGGGCGCACGGGTGTGAAAAGGGGCGCACAGTGACCCAGTCGTCGAGTCCGCAGCAGATTCCGGTCGTCGTACTCGCCGGGTTTCTGGGTTCCGGCAAGACCACCCTGCTCAACCACCTCCTCCACCACAGCGGAGGCAGCCGCATCGGGGCGGTCGTCAATGACTTCGGGGCCATCGAGATCGACGCGATGGCCGTGGCCGGGGCGCTGGGGGACTCCACCGTCTCCCTCGGCAACGGATGCCTGTGCTGCGCCGTCGACGCGAGCGAACTCGACCTCTACCTCGACCGCCTCGCCCAGCCCTCCGCCGGCATCGACGTCATCGTCATCGAGGCCAGCGGACTCGCCGAACCGCGGGAACTGGTCCGCATGGTGCTGGCCAGCGAGCAGCCGCGCGTCGTCTACGGCGGGCTCGTCGAGGTCGTCGACGCCGTCGAGTTCGACGCCACCCGCGAGAGACATCCCGAGGTCGACCGCCATCTCGCCCTCGCCGACCTCGTCGTCGTCAACAAGACCGACCGAGCCGAGGACAGCGAGCGGGTCCTGCGGGTGGTGCGGTCGCTCGCCGACCGTGCCGCCGTCGTCCCGGCCGCCTACGGTCGCATCGACCCGGAGTTCCTCTTCGACTGCCGGCCGGCCGAGGAGCGCGTCGGGCAGCTGTCCTTCGACGACATCCCCCGACAGGACGAGCACGGGCACGACGATGCGCACCACGCCCATCTGCACACCGCGTACGACAGCCTGTCCTTCCGCTCCGACGTACCCCTGAACCCCCGTCGGCTGCTGGACTTCCTCGACAGCCGCCCCGAGGGCCTGTTCCGGATCAAGGGGTACGTCGACTTCGGCCCGGCGGATCCGCACAACCGGTACGCCCTGCACGCGGTGGGGCGGTTCCTGCGGTTCTACCCGGAGCCGTGGGGGACCGGCGACGAGCGGCTCACCCAGCTCGTCCTCATCGGGTCGGGCATCGACACCGCCGCCCTCGACAAGGAACTCCAGGCGTGCACGGACGACGCCCCGCACGCCGACGAGCACAGCATGTGGGGCGTCCTCCGCTACGTCCAGGACAAGGAGGCCGCGGCTCCTCAGGCCGAGGCCCCTCAGGGCCTCGGCGACCTCAAGGGCTGACCTACACCGGTCCCGCCACCGCCGCGACCGTCTTCGGAAGCGACACGCCCGAGCCGTCGCGCCGCGGGTCGATCTCGGGCAGCTCGGCCGGCGTGCCGTTCTTCTGCGCCGCCCGGGCCGGGGTGGCGCCCGCCCACGCGAACGACAGGCAGTCCTCGCCCTTCAGGAACCGCTGGCAGCGCACACCGCCCGTGGCGCGGCCCTTGCGCGGGTACTGGTCGAACGGCGTCATCTTGGCCGTGGTCTGCACCGAGTCGTCCAGCGTGCCGCGCGATCCGGCGACCGTGAAGACCACCGCGTCGGCCGCCGGGTCCACCGCCGTGAACGAGATCACCTTGGCGCCCTCGGTCAGCTTGATGCCCGCCATGCCGCCCGCCGGACGGCCCTGCGGGCGGACCTGGGAGGCCGGGTAGCGCAGCAACTGGGCGTCGTCCGTGATGAAGACCAGGTCCTCCTCGCCCGTGCGCAGCTCGACCGCACCGACGATCCGGTCGCCCTCCCTGAGGGTGATGACCTCCAACTCCTCCTTGTTCGCCGGGTAGTCGGGGACCACGCGCTTGACCACGCCCTGTTCCGTGCCGAGCGCGAGGCCCTGGGAGGACTCGTCCAGCGTCGTCAGGCACACCACCGTCTCGTCCTCCGTCAGGGAGACGAACTCCGAGACCGGCGCGCCCCCGGACAGGCTCGCCCGCGTCGCCGTCTCCGGCAGCTGCGGAAGGTCGATCACGTTCACCCGCAGCAGTCGCCCGGCGGACGTCACCACGCCCACCTCACCGCGCGCCGTCGCCGGGACGACGGAGACGATCACGTCGTGCTTGGCGCGCCTGCCGTCGGTGTCCTCCTCGAAGGGGTCGTTGTTGGCCGTGCGCGCCAGCAGGCCCGTCGACGACAGCATCACCCGGCAGGGGGCGTCCTCGACCTGCAGCGGAACCGTCGGGGCGGGGACACCGGAGGACTCCAGCAGCACCGTGCGCCGGTCGGTGCCGAACTTCTTGGCCACCGCGGCCAGTTCGTTGGAGACCAGCTTGCGCAGCTCCGCGTCCGACTCCAGGATCCGGGTCAGCTCCTCGATCTCGGTGTTGAGCCGGTCCTTCTCCGCCTCCAGCTCGATGCGGTCGTACTTCGTCAGACGGCGCAGCGGCGTGTCGAGGATGTACTGCGTCTGGATCTCGCTCAGCGAGAAGCGCTCCATCAGGCGCTCCTTGGCCTGCGCGGAGTTGTCGCTGGAGCGGATCAGACGGATGACCTCGTCGATGTCCACCAGCGCCGTCAGCAGACCCTCGACCAGGTGGAGGCGGTCGCGCTTCTTGCCGCGGCGGAACTCCGAGCGGCGGCGGACCACGTCGAAGCGGTGGTCCAGGTAGACCTCGAGGAGCTCCTTGAGGCCCAGCGTCAGCGGCTGGCCGTCGACCAGGGCCACGTTGTTGATGCCGAAGGACTCCTCCATGGGCGTCAGCTTGTAGAGCTGCTCCAGGACCGCCTCCGGCACGAAGCCGTTCTTGATCTCGATGACCAGGCGCAGGCCGTGCTCCCGGTCGGTGAGGTCCTTGACGTCGGCGATGCCCTGGAGCTTCTTCGAGCCCACCAGGTCCTTGATCTTGGCGATCACCTTCTCGGGGCCGACCGTGAAGGGAAGCTCGGTGACGACGAGGCCCTTGCGGCGCGCCGTCACGTCCTCCACGGAGACCGTGGCCCGCATCCTGAAGGTGCCGCGGCCCGTCTCGTACGCGTCGCGGATCCCGGGCAGCCCCACGATCCGGCCGCCGGTGGGCAGGTCCGGGCCCGGGACGTGCTTCATCAGAGCGTCCAGGTCCGCGTTCGGATACCGGATCAGATGGCGGGCGGCCGCGATCACCTCGCGCAGGTTGTGCGGCGGCATGTTCGTCGCCATGCCGACCGCGATGCCCGACGCGCCGTTCACCAGCAGGTTCGGGAAGGCGGCGGGCAGGGCCACCGGCTCCTGCTCCTGGCCGTCGTAGTTGGGCGCGAAGTCGACCGTGTCCTCGTCGATCGACTCGGTCATCAGACCCGACGCCTCGGCCATCCGGCACTCGGTGTACCGCATGGCGGCCGGCGGGTCGTCGTTGCCCAGCGAGCCGAAGTTGCCGTGGCCGTCGACCAGCGGCACGCGCATCGAGAAGGGCTGGGCCATGCGCACCAGGGCGTCGTAGATCGACGCGTCGCCGTGCGGATGCAACTTACCCATGACCTCGCCGACGACGCGGGCGCACTTCACATAGCCGCGGTCGGGGCGCAGGCCCATCTCGTTCATCTGGTAGACGATCCGCCGGTGCACCGGCTTGAGGCCGTCGCGGGCGTCCGGCAGGGCCCTTGAGTAGATGACCGAGTACGCGTACTCGAGGAAGGAGCCCTGCATCTCGTCCACGACGTCGATGTCGAGGATCTTCTCCTCGTACGAGTCGTCGGGTGGCGGGGTCTTCGTGCTGCGGCGGGCCATCGCTGCCGGCTCCTTCACCGTCTGTGCTGGGCATGGAAACGAATCTGACGCCGACCATTGTGGACCGCCGCACCGACAACGGGGACCGGGGCCCGTCCGTGGGGTCTTGAAACCGGCCCGTAGGCGATCTCGAGCGTCCCGGCCCCCCGACGCGTCAACGACGAGCCTCCCCCACCCCCCGTAATCATGGTCTCGCTCTCGGCGTACGCCGCCCGGGAACTTCGCCACCGGTCGGCACGCTTGCATACAGTGACAGGACCGGCAGGAAACCGCGGTTTCCGCGACAGCTTCCGCGATCGAAGGGACGTACATGCCCATGGGTCACACGGCCACAGCCGAGGCAGGCTCCGGGGGCCTGACAGCGACCGAGCACCGCTTGGCCAACGGCCTGCGCGTGGTGCTCTCCGAGGACCATCTGACCCCGGTCGCGGCGGTGTGCCTCTGGTACGACGTCGGCTCCCGCCACGAGGTTCAGGGGCGCACGGGTCTCGCCCACCTCTTCGAACACCTGATGTTCCAGGGCTCCGCCCAGGTCAAGGGCAACGGCCACTTCGAGCTGGTGCAGGGAGCGGGCGGCTCGCTCAACGGCACCACCAGCTTCGAGCGCACCAACTACTTCGAGACCATGCCCGCCCACCAGCTGGAGCTCGCCCTCTGGCTGGAGGCCGACCGCATGGGCTCCCTGCTCGCCGCGCTCGACGACGAGTCCATGGAGAACCAGCGGGACGTCGTGAAGAACGAGCGCCGCCAGCGCTACGACAACGTCCCCTACGGCACCGCCTTCGAGAGGCTGACCGCGCTCGCCTACCCGGAGGGCCACCCCTACCACCACACGCCGATCGGGTCGATGGCCGATCTGGACGCGGCGACCCTGGAGGACGCACGCGCGTTCTTCCGCACCTACTACGCACCGAACAACGCGGTGCTGTCCGTCGTCGGCGACATCGACCCCCAGCAGACCCTCGCCTGGATCGAGAAGTACTTCGGGTCCATCCCGTCCCACGACGGCAAGCCGCAGCCGCGCGACGGCTCGCTGCCCGAGGTCATCGGCGAGCAACTGCGCGAGGTCGTCGAGGAGGAGGTTCCGGCGCGCGCCCTGATGGCCGCCTACCGGCTGCCGCACGACGGCACACGCGCGTGCGACGCGGCCGACGTGGCGCTCACGATCCTCGGCGGCGGCGAGTCCTCCCGCCTGTACAACCGGCTCGTGCGGCGTGACCGCACCGCCGTCGCCGCCGGCTTCGGCCTGCTGCGGCTCGCCGGGGCGCCCTCGCTGGGGTGGCTGGACGTGAAGACCTCCGGCGACGTCGAGGTGCCCGTCATCGAGGCCGCCATCGACGAGGAACTCGCCCGGTTCGCCGAGCGGGGCCCGACGGCCGAGGAAATGGAGCGCGCCCAGGCGCAGTTGGAGCGCGAGTGGCTGGACCGGCTCGGCACGGTCGCGGGCCGCGCGGACGAACTGTGTCGGTACGCCGTGCTGTTCGGTGACCCCCAGCTCGCCCTGACCGCCGTGAAGCGCGTGCTCGAGGTCACCGCCGAGGAGGT of Streptomyces cynarae contains these proteins:
- a CDS encoding M16 family metallopeptidase, translating into MPMGHTATAEAGSGGLTATEHRLANGLRVVLSEDHLTPVAAVCLWYDVGSRHEVQGRTGLAHLFEHLMFQGSAQVKGNGHFELVQGAGGSLNGTTSFERTNYFETMPAHQLELALWLEADRMGSLLAALDDESMENQRDVVKNERRQRYDNVPYGTAFERLTALAYPEGHPYHHTPIGSMADLDAATLEDARAFFRTYYAPNNAVLSVVGDIDPQQTLAWIEKYFGSIPSHDGKPQPRDGSLPEVIGEQLREVVEEEVPARALMAAYRLPHDGTRACDAADVALTILGGGESSRLYNRLVRRDRTAVAAGFGLLRLAGAPSLGWLDVKTSGDVEVPVIEAAIDEELARFAERGPTAEEMERAQAQLEREWLDRLGTVAGRADELCRYAVLFGDPQLALTAVKRVLEVTAEEVQEIAKARLRPDNRAVLVYEPVAEEAGAPEAAETTDETEESAK
- a CDS encoding CobW family GTP-binding protein, which translates into the protein MTQSSSPQQIPVVVLAGFLGSGKTTLLNHLLHHSGGSRIGAVVNDFGAIEIDAMAVAGALGDSTVSLGNGCLCCAVDASELDLYLDRLAQPSAGIDVIVIEASGLAEPRELVRMVLASEQPRVVYGGLVEVVDAVEFDATRERHPEVDRHLALADLVVVNKTDRAEDSERVLRVVRSLADRAAVVPAAYGRIDPEFLFDCRPAEERVGQLSFDDIPRQDEHGHDDAHHAHLHTAYDSLSFRSDVPLNPRRLLDFLDSRPEGLFRIKGYVDFGPADPHNRYALHAVGRFLRFYPEPWGTGDERLTQLVLIGSGIDTAALDKELQACTDDAPHADEHSMWGVLRYVQDKEAAAPQAEAPQGLGDLKG
- a CDS encoding DUF6082 family protein; this encodes MVTQSSGIRGLGSLTRAKMAAAFGSMTGWGSRRHKRAALVEQHRLHFELLCKAMDDPALAAVLHTYDTDVPPDKQRQYLFANALYINALYYHRIGALSLNELYGHLRMICRNDIFREYWAATRRHRESLPASSEEARLGALMDDLVRDMDALIREQEDGEQWWVVGELPEE
- a CDS encoding DNA gyrase/topoisomerase IV subunit A, which gives rise to MARRSTKTPPPDDSYEEKILDIDVVDEMQGSFLEYAYSVIYSRALPDARDGLKPVHRRIVYQMNEMGLRPDRGYVKCARVVGEVMGKLHPHGDASIYDALVRMAQPFSMRVPLVDGHGNFGSLGNDDPPAAMRYTECRMAEASGLMTESIDEDTVDFAPNYDGQEQEPVALPAAFPNLLVNGASGIAVGMATNMPPHNLREVIAAARHLIRYPNADLDALMKHVPGPDLPTGGRIVGLPGIRDAYETGRGTFRMRATVSVEDVTARRKGLVVTELPFTVGPEKVIAKIKDLVGSKKLQGIADVKDLTDREHGLRLVIEIKNGFVPEAVLEQLYKLTPMEESFGINNVALVDGQPLTLGLKELLEVYLDHRFDVVRRRSEFRRGKKRDRLHLVEGLLTALVDIDEVIRLIRSSDNSAQAKERLMERFSLSEIQTQYILDTPLRRLTKYDRIELEAEKDRLNTEIEELTRILESDAELRKLVSNELAAVAKKFGTDRRTVLLESSGVPAPTVPLQVEDAPCRVMLSSTGLLARTANNDPFEEDTDGRRAKHDVIVSVVPATARGEVGVVTSAGRLLRVNVIDLPQLPETATRASLSGGAPVSEFVSLTEDETVVCLTTLDESSQGLALGTEQGVVKRVVPDYPANKEELEVITLREGDRIVGAVELRTGEEDLVFITDDAQLLRYPASQVRPQGRPAGGMAGIKLTEGAKVISFTAVDPAADAVVFTVAGSRGTLDDSVQTTAKMTPFDQYPRKGRATGGVRCQRFLKGEDCLSFAWAGATPARAAQKNGTPAELPEIDPRRDGSGVSLPKTVAAVAGPV
- a CDS encoding sucrase ferredoxin; amino-acid sequence: MSTCTTASRDLDEPLAGTAATARTWLLLEQPGPWGPKALTSSHLDRALGRALEAAAEGTGVRIALIRRPGRHADCGTPAERQIYVAHTVPGNVWLHAATTSAPQQLLDLDFAALGAGDPHSFDSVLQGRPHTGDPLAFVCTNGRRDRCCALLGRPLAAELATSGVHGVWEVTHLGGHRFSPTVLVLPFGYAYGRAQAAHVKEVLQAVREGRVVVEGCRGSSAWERPAQAAELAVRTAAHEYTAGALTVLRTDGAAPRWKVTVAHTDGRLWRVVVAQGASLPPRPESCGSVLGSPARMDVVSVRELRTAVAAHPAHC